GCAGCGCCTCTGCTGTCGGCGTCGCGAACCAGATGCCGGGTTCGCCGAAGATCGACGCGTAGAGTGCGACCAGCGGCATGGTGAAGAGATAGGGCTTGGCAAGCCCCAGGATCGCCGCCCGGCCGGCATCGCCGATTGCCTGGAAGTAGCTGCCAAGCATGATCAGCGGCCCGGAGAAGACATACATCGCGACCATCACCGGCATGATCCGCGCGACGTCGGCGATGACAGCATCGTTGTCGACGAAGGCCGCGCCGATCGGCCGGGCAAAGCCGACGAGCAGCACCTCGACGGCGAGGCAGTAGAAGAATGCCACAAGGAGCCCGAGCCGCAGCATCCTTTCTGCCCGGTCCGCGAGGCCAGCGCCGACATTGTTGCCGACGATCGCCTGCATCGCCTGGCCCAGGCCCAAGAGCGGCAGTAGCGCGAAGGTCATGATGCGGGTGATGATGCCGTAGGCGGCGACCGTGGTGTCGTAGTTATCGGCCGCCGTCTTCTGCAACGCCGCCATGATCGTCACCGACACCAGCGCCATGCCGATGAAGCCGAGGCTCTGGGGGCTGCCCAGCGCGATCATCCGGCTCCATCCCGTCAGCGGATTATGCCGGAGGAGGGCGGAGAGCCGCAGCTCCGTGCGTCCGGACAGCCGGAAGAGGGCAATCAGCACAAGCGCCAGGACCTGCGCCAGTACCGTGGCGGTGGCGGAGCCTGTTACGCCCATGTGCATGAGCGCGATCAGCACATAGTTGAGGATGAGGTTCGCGATCGAGACCAGCAGGCTGAGGCCGGCCATCAGCCCGGCACGCCCCTCGCAGCGAAGCGCATCCGATTGCACCGCCAGCAGGAACTGCACGGGCGCGCAGAAGATGATGATCGCGATATAGCGCTCGGCCATGCCGGCGAGCGGTCCCGGGCCATTGGCAAGCGTCAGCACCAGGCGGTCGCCAAAGGCGATGAACAGCACGATCAATGCTGCCGCGATCGTCAGCGCCAGCATATGGGCGCCGGCGAAGATGCCGCGGGCCTCTGTAAAGCGGCCGGCGCCGAGGTGGCGGGCAAGCAGGCTCGCCATGCCGCTGACGACGAGGGTGGCCAGCGCCACCGTGAGAATGAAGATCGGAAACACCGTGGTTACGGCGCCGACGGCTTCGGCGCCGACATAGATGCCGAGCATGACGGCATCGACCACCGTCAGCAGCCCGTTCATGCTCATGACGAAAATGATCGGCAGCGCCGTCTTCAGGAAGATCGCACCGAGGGGTGCTGTCAGAAAGGCATTCGGCTTGGAGGTGTCCTTGGACATCCCGCGCTCCTGTTCTCGCATTTCGATTGGGAAGAGGAGGGGCTCGCATTGCCTGCCACACGAAATGCGTTCGGGGCGAGAGGATATCGTCAGAAGTCAGATTTCACCGAGACCGGAAGCCTGCGAGCGGCGGGGATCTGAAGCCCGGAAAGGGAGGTAACGCCAAGCCGCACCGCCGTCAAGTCGGCGCCTGATGGTCTTCGTCCATCCGCAGACGCGCCGCTTTCTCGGGCTGGCCACGCGGTCACGCGCGTCGGCGCGCGCAACATTGTTCCGCGGCAAAGCCAGATCGCGTAACTAAAAGCCGTTGACGCCTTGGGCATTTGTGGTTATCAACTCGGCCCATGAAAAATTTTGCGGTTATTCTTGTGGTGGGACGGCGCATGGGCAGGATGGTGTAACCATCCGGCGGTAGCCACCCATGCGCTGAACGAGGCTCCTGACGGGGCCTTTTTTTATGCCTTCAAACAAGCTAAGCACCCAACTGGGAAAAGGGACGGAAGCAAGTCAATGAGCGGTACAGAAAACCAGATGACAGGCGCGGAGATCGTTCTCCAGGCACTGAAGGACAATGGCGTCGAGCATATCTTCGGCTATCCCGGTGGCGCCGTGCTTCCGATCTACGACGAAATCCACCAGCAGGACGATATCCAGCACATCCTCGTTCGTCACGAGCAGGGCGCCGGCCACATGGCCGAAGGCTATGCCCGCTCCACCGGCAAGGTCGGCGTCATGCTGGTAACCTCCGGTCCCGGCGCCACCAATGCGGTGACGCCGCTGCAGGACGCGCTGATGGATTCGATCCCGCTCGTCTGCATCTCCGGCCAGGTTCCGACCTCGCTGATCGGCTCCGACGCCTTCCAGGAATGCGACACGATCGGCATCACCCGGCCTTGCACCAAGCACAACTGGCTGGTTCGCGACGTCAACGATCTCGCCCGCATCATCCATGAGGCCTTCCGCGTCGCCCAGTCGGGCCGTCCGGGCCCTGTCGTCGTCGATATCCCGAAGGACGTCCAGTTTGCGACCGGCACCTACACGCCGCCATCTGCCGTTCCGACGCAGAAGAGCTACCAGCCGAAGAAGCAGGGCGATCTGAAGAAGATCGAGGAAGCGGTCGAACTGATGCGCAATGCGCGCCAGCCGATCATCTATTCCGGCGGCGGCGTCATCAATTCGGGTCCCGAAGCCTCGCACCTCCTGCGCGAACTCGTCGAACTGACGGGTTTTCCGATCACCTCGACGCTGATGGGTCTCGGCGCCTATCCGGCCTCCGGCAAGGCCTGGCTCGGCATGCTCGGCATGCACGGCACCTACGAGGCCAACATGGCGATGCATGACTGCGACGTCATGATCTGCATCGGCGCGCGCTTCGATGACCGCATCACCGGCCGCCTCAACGCCTTCTCGCCGAACTCCAAGAAGATCCACATCGACATCGACCCGTCGTCGATGAACAAGAACGTCCGCGTCGACGTGCCGATCCTCGGCGATGTCGGCACCGTTCTCGAAGACATGGTTCGCCTGTGGCGGGCCGCTTCCAAGTCGACCGACAAGGCGCGTCTCTCGGACTGGTGGGAGATGATCACCAAGTGGCGCGCCCGCAATTCGCTCGCCTATGCGCCGAACGACGACGTCATCATGCCGCAATATGCGATCCAGCGGCTCTATGAACTGAGCAAGGACCGCGACACCTACATCACCACCGAAGTCGGCCAGCACCAGATGTGGGCGGCCCAGTTCTTCGGCTTCGAACAGCCGAACCGCTGGATGACCTCGGGCGGCCTCGGCACCATGGGCTACGGCTTCCCGGCGGCGATCGGCGTGCAGGTCGCGCATCCGAACAGCCTCGTCGTCGACATCGCCGGCGACGCCTCGATCCAGATGTGCATCCAGGAAATGTCCTGCGCGGTGCAGTACGGCCTGCCGGTCAAGATCTTCATCCTCAACAACCAGTACATGGGCATGGTGCGCCAGTGGCAGCAGCTGCTGCACGGCAACCGCCTGTCGCATTCCTACACCGAAGCGATGCCTGACTTCGTCAAGCTGGCGGAAGCCTATGGCGGCGTCGGCATCCGTTGCGACAAGCCGAGCGAGCTCGACGCAGCGATCCGCAAGATGATCGACACGCCGGCGCCGGTCATCTTCGATTGCCGCGTCGCCAACCTCGCCAACTGCTTCCCGATGATCCCCTCGGGCAAGGCCCACAACGAGATGCTGTTGCCCGACGAAGCCACGGACGAAGCGGTCGCCAACGCGATCGACGCCAAGGGCCGTCAGCTGGTCTGAGATAGGTAGAGGAACCACGCACATGAACGCACACCTTCAACCGACCGGCTCCGCCTACTTCATCGCCAAGGAGACCGAAGTCGCCGAAACCCACACGCTTTCGGTTCTCGTCGACAACGAACCGGGCGTCCTTGCCCGCGTCATCGGCCTGTTCTCCGGCCGCGGCTACAACATCGAGAGCCTCACGGTTTCGGAAACGGAACACGAGGCGCACCTGTCGCGCATCACCATCGTGACGCGCGGCACGCCGCACGTGCTCGACCAGATCAAGAACCAGCTGGAACGGCTGGTTCCGGTCCACCGCGTCGTCGACCTGACCGTGCGCGCCGCCAGCCTGGGCCATGACCGGCCGATCGAGCGCGAGCTGGCGCTCGTCAAGGTGCACGGATCTGGCGATCATCGGGTCGAGGCGCTGCGTCTCGCTGACGCCTTCCGCGCCTCGGTCATCGACGCCAACATCGATCACTTCGTGTTCGAGATCACCGGCAAGCCGTCGAAGATCGAACAGTTCATCGCCATCATGAAGCCGCTCGGCCTCATCGAAGTCTGCCGCACCGGCATCGCAGCGATGAACCGCGGCCCGCAGGGCATGTGATCTTGATTTCGTGAAGGGGCCGACAAGGCCTCGCCCTCGCTTCAAATTGGGCAGCCCACGCTTCGCGCTGGGCTGCCCTTTTCGTTTTGAGTGGTTCACTTCGATTGAAACCCACTGCGCGGTCAGGGTTCCGTGCTCTGTCGAAGACGTCCCCGCATCCCCGGGGCCAGGCGCTCGCCACGGCGCCCCTTTTCCCCGTGTGCAGGGAGAAGGTGGCCGGCAGGCCGGATGAGGGCAGTCGCAGCCGAAACCTCGGCAGGCCGCCTCATCGGTGCACGCCGTCGCGACCGAAACCGCCAAACGCCAAGCCCATGGTTGACTTCGCCCGGTATTTCTCGCGGAGTAGCCCCGAAGAAGATCTCTCACGATCGCAGGTGACCGATGAATTCCACGAAGATGAAGGCTTTGGTCCTTACGAGATATCGTCGTTCCGATGCCGCGCAACTGCGCGACGTGCGGCGCCCACGCGCAGCGCGCGGCGAGGTGCTTGTGCGGGTGCATGCCGCCGGCCTCAATCCCGTCGATTACAAGACACGGGACGGGATGCTGAAGGTCGTCCAGCGCTACTCCTTGCCTGTCGTCATGGGCAACGAGCTTGCGGGTGTCGTCGAGGAACTGGGAGAGGGCGTCACGTCGTTTGCGCCTGGCGACCGGGTCTTTGCGCGCATGCCAAAGGACACCATGGGGGGTCTCGCCGAATATGCCGTCGTACCCGAGCGGTTCCTGGCGAGGATGCCCGCATCGATCGATTTCAACACCGCGGCCGGGGTGCCCCTTGCCGGCCTCACGGCCCTGCAGGCGCTGCGCGACGAGCTTCACGTGGGGCGGGGCAGCCGGATCTTCATCTCTGGTGGCGCCGGCGGCGTCGGCACCTTCGCCATTCAGCTGGCGAAATGGCTGGGCGCGGAGGTCACGACCACCGCATCGCCGCGCGGCCGTGCGCTGGTCGAAGCGCTCGGCGCCGACGTGGTGATCGACTACACGAAGGAACGTTTCGAAGAGCGCCTGCGCGACATGGACGGCGCCTTCGACCTGCTCGGCGGCGAGACGCTTCTAAAATCCTTCGGCGTCGTCAAGCGCGGCGGCAAGGTGGTGTCCATCGCCGGCATGCCCGAGCCGGAAACCGCACGAAAGGATCTCGGCCGCGGCCTGCTCCTGAGGGCGCTGTTCTGGCTGGCATCCTACAAGATCCGCGCCGTCGCCCAAAAGCACGGCGTCTCTTACCGCTACCTCTTCATGCATCCGAGCGGAGCCGAGCTGACCGAACTCGCCGGCCTCATCGACGCCGGGACGGTCAGGCCGGTGATCGACCGCGTTTTTGCACTGAACGATGTCGCCTTAGCCTTCGCCTATCTGGAATCCGGCCGCGCCAAGGGCAAGGTGGTGGTGGAGATTGTGGGCCGTACCGGCTGATTGAGCTTGGTTGCCTCTCAGATGCGCCAGCCTTCCAGGCATGGGGCGGCCGTCAACGGTATTCGATGGAACGTGCGAGTGCAGCGAATCTCCTTCTCCCCGCCGGCCGGCAGGCCGGAAGGGGCTTCCTCATCGGCGGGCGGCCTCGTCCGCGAGCAAAGCCCTCAGATCATCTCCAATGACCGTTTGCGCTTCGGTGGCGGGAAGGCGTTGTCGAGAGTCGCGAGGTCGTCGGCGGTCAGGTGGATGTCCATCGCGTCGCGGTTTTCGCGCAGGCGGTCGGCCGAGCCGGTCTTGGGGATCGAGATCACGCCGGGGCGGGTCTTGAGGAAGGCAAGGGCGATCTGTGACGGGGTCGCCTGGTGCGCCTTGGCGATGTGGATGAGATCGGGGTTGCGCAGCAGCCGGCCCTCGTCGAGCGGCGAATAGGCCATGATGGCGATGCCTTTGCTCTGGCACCAGGGCAAAAGGTCGAACTCGATGCCGCGGCGCGAGAGGTTGTAGAGCACCTGGTTGACGGCAACGTTCTTTCCATCCGGTACGCTAAGCAGTTCCTCCATGTCGTCGACGTCGAAGTTCGAGACGCCCCAGGCGCCGATCTTGCCGGATTTCTTCAGCGCCTCGAAGGCGGCAACGGTTTCCGCCAGCGGATAGCCGCCGCGCCAGTGCAGCAGGTAGAGATCGATGTGGTCGAGACCGAGGTGTTTCAGGCTACGTTCGCAGGCGGCCTCGGTGCCAATGCGGCTGGCATTGGACGGCAGCACCTTGCTGACGATGAAGGCCTCGTCGCGGCGACCGCGCACCGCTTCACCGACCACGCGCTCGGACGCACCGTTGCCGTACATTTCCGCCGTGTCGATCAGTGTCAGGCCCAGATCGAGGCCGAGTTGCAGGCTCTTCACCTCGTCGGCCTTGCGCGCGGCGCTGTCGCCCATGCGCCAGGTGCCCTGGCCGAGAACCGGGATCGCGCGGCCGTTGGGAAGTGTCGTCGTCGGGATCGGATCGTGCATGCTGTTCTCCTCGCGGCCGAATTTGCCCGCACCCTTCACGATGCGCCAAGGTCATGTAGCACTTTGACGTGCACCAAGTTTCTATCCGTAAAAGCGGAAACGCTTTCAGGAAACAGGCGGGTAGCGGGCAATCTAGCGCATCCGGCCGGTCTTTCGAGCCTTCATCCGGAAAGCCGCCCGCGCTCCTTCTCCATGCGTTGCAGGATCTCGACGAAGGTGCGTACGCGCGCCGGCCGGAAATGGGAGGGCGGATAGACGACATGGATGCCGCCCGAGGGCAGCGACCAATCGACGAGCAGGCGCACCAGCCGGCCCTCGGCGATGTCGGTTCGCACCTGATAGTCCGGCAGCACGGCAAGGCCGATGCCGGCGACAGTGCAGCAATGGGCGGAATCGGTGCTGTCGGCGGTGACAAGCGCTTTGCCTATGATCGGCGTCGCGGCGCCCGCTGCATCCGTGAAGGTCCATTCGAGCGGTGCCTTCAACGCGCCATTGGCGATCCAGTCGGCTGATGCCAGTTGTCCGGGATGCGTGATGGCGCCGAGCTTGGCGGCATAGGCGGGTGTCGCGACGAGGTGCTGCTGAAAGGTGCCGATGCGTTTTGCCCGCTCGCTGGAATCTACCAGCCAGCCGGCGCGGATGGCGAGGTCGAGGCGCTTCTCGATCATGTCGAGAACGGTATCGCCGAAGCTCAGCTCCACCCGCATGTCGGGATAGGCCGCGAGATAGGCGGCGACGGCGTTGGTCACGACCTTGGCGCCATAGTCGAGCGGCGCCGTCAGCGTCAGCGTGCCGCTCGGGATTTCAGTTTCGGCCGAGACCGCGCCGACGGCCTCGTCCGCATCGCGCAGGATCAGTGCACAGCGCTCGTAGAAGCGCTGGCCGGTGGCGGTCGGGCTCAGTCGCCGGGTGGTGCGCACGAGCAGGGTGGTGCCAAGCTCCTTTTCCAGTTGAGCGACCTGATGGCTGACGGCGGCCTTGGCAAGCCCGAGCCGTTCGGCGGCGGCCGTAAACGAGCCGCACTCGACTACGGCAACGAAATGCGAGAATCGATTTAAGTTTACAGTCATTCGAAATTCTTTGTGATTGTCTGAGGTCCTCAGACAGTCTGTTCGGACGGTCGGGCTTTTTCAAGAGCGCCCATGCCGTCATCCTGCCGGGCACGACAAAAGCCCAAGGAGACCCCATGCAGATCCAGTTGACCCGGCGGACCGCACTCAAGACGGCGGTGGCGGCCGGCGCCGCCATCCTCATTCAGCCCATTGGCAGCAGCCTTGCCAGGGCTGCCTCGAAGCTCGAATGGCGTTATTTCCAGGCGGACGATGCCGGCTTCAACCGCACTCCGGTGCTCCTGACCGGCAAGAGCGACGCGATCCTGATCGATGGCGGCTTTACGTTTTCCGATGGCCGGGCGGTGGCCGAGGCGATCAAGGCAACGGCTAAGCGGCTGACGACGATCTATGTCAGCTGCAACGATCCGGATTTCTATTTCAGCCTCAAGCCGATCGTCGAAGCCTTTCCGGATGCGAAGGTGATCGCCGCTTCGGCGACCGTCGCGGCGATCAAGGCCAATGTTCAGGGCAAGCTCGAGACCTGGGGACCGCAGTTGAAGGACAATGGTCCGCAGACGCTCGCCGATGTGGTGATGCCGACGGCCGACGATCGCACCGCCCTGACGCTCGAAGGCAGCACGATCGAGATCGCCACGATCGAAGGGATGCAGGACCGGCGCTACCTTTTCGTACCGGACCTGCAGGCGATCTTCGGCGGCGTGCTCGTCTATTCCGGTTCGCATGTCTGGGTGGCCGACGAGGCAACGGTGGAAGGGCGGCAGAAATGGATCGAAGCGCTCGATGCCATGGCAGCGCGCAAGCCCGCGGTCGTCGTGCCGGCGCACAAGAGCGCGGGCGGGCCGGAGGGCGTCGAGGCCATCCGCTTCACACGCGATTATCTCGCAGCCTTCAACGAGGCGGCGGCCGTCGCCAAGGACAGCGGCGAACTGATCGCGGCGATAACCAAGCGCTATCCGGATCTGCCCGGCGTCTCCACGCTCGAACTCGGCGCCAAGGTCGCCAAGGGCGAGATGAAGTGGGGCTGAGCCGGGTGCTCGGCCGGGCGGGGCAGGCTGGCTTTGCCGCCTGCTGCGGCAATGTCCCTTGCGTAAAGCCGCTCACATCCGCGTCAGCCTGACGGGGATGTGAGCGCCGGTCGTTGGAGATGTTGACCCGGGACAATCGGGGGTCGGAAACCGAATGATCGCCGATATCCGGCGGTCGGCGGCGCGCGAATGGGGTTGCCGCAACAACAGCCGTCGCCCGATGCGCCGGGCCACCACCAGCAATTGTCACCATGACAAGTTCGCGGCTGGTGCCGGTTATTAGGACAGCTATGCTGACCCAATTGACCGGGAGGAAACCATGCAGGCCGATACGCTGCTGGCGCTGTTTTTGTTCGCATTCACCACCTCGATCACGCCGGGGCCGAACAACATGATGCTGTTCGCGTCTGGCGTGAATTTCGGTTTCGTGCGCACCATTCCGCACATGCTGGGCATCGGCGCCGGCTTCTTCCTACTGCTCATCGCCGTCGGTTTCGGCCTCGGCGCGCTGCTCCATTCCGTGCCAGTCGTCTATACCGCGCTGAAATTTGCCGGCGGCGCCTATCTCATCTGGATCGCCTGGAAGATCGGCACCTCGCGTTCGCTGTCCGAAGGCAAGGCCAGCGCACAGCCGATGACCTTCATCGGGGCCGCTGCCTTCCAATGGGTCAACCCCAAGGCCTGGGTCATGGCGGTGTCGGCGATGGCCACCTATACCAGCAGCGACAGCTACCTCTTCAGCGTGCTCGTCGTCGGCCTCGTCTTCGCGTTGGTCAACGTGCCGAGCGTTTCCACCTGGGCAGGCTTCGGCTCGGCGCTGCGCCAATGGCTGTCGGAACCGTCGCGGCTCAAGTGGTTCAACATCACCATGGCGGTGCTGCTCGTCATCAGCCTCTGGCCGATGTTGAAGTGAGAGCGCTTATCGCCTTGCCCTGCAATCCAGTTTCGGCTGATGCGATTCTGCAGTAGAAGTGGCAGCGAATTCCCGGCGGAGGAGCCAGGCAATGTCCGAACACCATCACGGCCATGATCATCACGACCATGATCACCACCACGACAACCACTTCACCGACATGGAAGCGCGGGTGAAGGCGCTGGAAACGGTGCTGACGGAGAAGGGGTTGATCGACCCGGCGGCGATCGATGCGATCGTCGAGACCTATGAGACGAAGATCGGCCCGCGCAACGGCGCGCGTGTGGTCGCCAAGGCCTGGGTCGATCCGGATTTCGCCGCGTGGCTGAAGCGCGATGCGACGGAAGCGATCGCCAGCCTCAGCTATACCGGCCGGCAGGGCGAGCATATGCGGGCCGTGTTCAACACGCCCGACACCCATAACCTCGTCGTCTGCACGCTCTGTTCCTGCTATCCCTGGTCGGTGCTCGGGCTACCGCCGGTCTGGTACAAGGCGCCGCCCTATCGCTCGCGCGCGGTCATCGATCCGCGTGGGGTGCTCCAGGAATTCGGCCTGAGCCTGCCTGAACCGACGCGCATCCGCGTCTGGGATTCGACCGCAGAGCTCAGATATCTGGTGATCCCCGAACGCCCGGCAGGGACCGATGGCTTCAGCGAGGACGAGCTTGCAGCGCTGGTCACGCGCGACGCGATGATCGGCACGGGCCTTGCCCTTTCCGCGGAGGCGCTTCGATGAACGGTCCGCACGATCTCGGCGGTGCCCACGGCCTCGGCCCGGTGGCGCCGGAAAAGGACGAGCCCTATTTCCACGGCGAATGGGAAAAGCGGGCGCTCGGCGTCACGCTGTCCTGCGGCGCCTTCGGCGCGTGGACGATCGACGAAAGCCGGCACGCGCGCGAAAGCCTGCCGCCGGCGACCTATCTTTCGGCGAGCTATTACGAGATCTGGACCCGCGCGCTGGAAACACTGTTGAAGCGCCACGGCTTCGTGACCCAGGCCGAGCTCGATGGCGGGCACATGTCGGAGCAGGGGGCAGCGCCGAAGCGGGTGCTGAAGGCCGACATGGTGGCGGGCGTGCTTGCCAAGGGCGGCCCCTGCGATCGGCCTGTCGATGCCGCGCCACGCTTTGCTGTCGGCGACCGGGTGAAGACGAAGAACTTCAATCCGGAGACCCATACGCGCCTGCCGCGCTATGCCCGCGCCAAGCTCGGCCGGGTCGAGGCGGTGCAGGGCGCCTTCGTCTTTCCGGACGACAACGCCCATGGCCGCGGCGAAAATCCGCAATGGGTCTACACAGTCGTTTTCGATGGGCCGGAGATCTGGGGCGAGGGCGCCGACCCGACGCTGACGGTGTCGATCGACGCCTGGGAGAGCTACCTTGAGCACGTGTAAGGTGACATCGCCGCTCGTCGCCTCGGCCGAACTGCCGAAGTCGCCGGAGGGCGATCCGGTCTTTGCCGAGCCCTGGCAGGCCAACGCCTTCGCCATGACGGTGCGCCTGCACGAAAAGGGCGTGTTCTCCTGGCCGGAATGGGCAGAAGCGCTTTCGGCAGAACTCTACAAGCCCGGCCGCAAGGCCGATGCCAGCGACTATTACGACTGCTGGGTGGCAGCCCTTTCACGCCTCGTCACCGAGCTTTCGCTCGCATCCGGCCGCGAACTGGACGACCTGACACTCAGCTGGCAACGCGCGGCCGAGGCAACGCCGCACGGGCAACCGATCGTCAGAGAGAACGATCCGCTGCGGTAGTCCCTTTGCCAAAGACTTCTCAGACCTGCCCCTCGTCCTAATCTCCCCGCTTGCGGGGAGAAGGTAGTCGGTAGACCGGATGAGGGCCAGCCCACAAGGCTTCGCGCAGCGTGAGGCGCCATCCGTTCTTTCATGCGTAATAGGACGGCTGATCCAGGTCAGCGAGCAGGCCGGGGCCGGCAGGGCTCCACCCGAGCACGGCGCGGGTATGAGCGCTGGATGCGGCCATGTTGCCGCCGGCCATGCCGGCGAACCAGCCGAAATGCGCGCGCGGGCGGGCTTCGACCGGCAGACCGAGATTTCGGCCGACGACCTCCGCGATCTGCCGGAACGGGATCCTTTCGTCCGCCACGGCGTGGTAGACGCTCTCGGTCGTGCCACTTTCAAGCGCAAGCCGATAGACGCGTGCAGCATCGTCCCGGTAGACGCCCGACCAGCAGTTGGCGCCGTCATCGAGATAGGCCGAAACGCCGGTCTGGCGCGCCAGGCGCACGAGGATGGGGATGAAACCGTAATCGCCCGTGCCGTGAACGGAAGGTGCGAGCCGGACCGTTGCCGCCCGAACGCCGCGCTCGGCAAGGGCACGGGCGGCGGCTTCGGATTTGCGCGGCACGGCGGCATTGGGGCGATCGGTTTCCGTCGCGCCGGGCGGCAGCCCGGCTAGACCGGAGGTTACAAGCAGCGGCCGATCCGACCCGGCGAGAACCTCGCCCAGAAGCGCGATGACGCGCTGATCCTCGGCCGAACTTTCCAAAAAACTGGAAAAATCCTGGTCGAGCGGGCCGTGGACGAAGTCGTGCCGGAAGGCCGTGTGGATGACGGCATCGGCTTGGCCAGCGGCCCGCTGCAGGATCGCCGCGGACTGAAGGCCGCCTTCGACGACCGAAGCCCCGGTTGCGGCCAGCGCCACGGCCTTTTCGCTGGAGCGCGCCAGGCCGGACACCCTGTGCCCCGCCGCGATCAGGTCCCTCACCACGGCGGACCCGACCCAGCCGGTCGCGCCCGTTACGAATACATGCATTGCTGTTCTCCTTGATTGGGCGGACCACGCGGGTCCGTGAGGCGATGGCGCCGATCAGGCGAGGCGCATCGTCACTTCGATGTCGTCGGCAAACGGGGTCGACAGGTAGGTTCCGGACGCTGAGCGGATGTAGTCGAGATATTCGGGGCAACTGTCGGCATCGTCGGCGATGATCAGGGCGCCCGGGCGCAGCCGGGGTTCGATCAGCTTGAAGACGTCGAGATAGATCGGTTTTGCCCCGTCGAGCAGCACCAGGTCGATCGCATCGGGAAGGTCGGCGAAAGTCGTCAGCGCGTCGCCTTGCCGGATCTCGACGAGATCGTCGAGACCGGCTGACGCGAGGTTCTGTCCGGCCCGCGCCACCTTCGCCGGTTCGAATTCGCTGGTGATCAGCTCGCCGCCGCCATTGTCGCGCAGCGCCGCTGCGAGAAAGAGCGTCGAGATGCCGAAGGACGTTCCGAACTCGACGATCCTTTGGGCGCGGCTCGCGCGGGCGAGCATGTAGAGGAGGTTGCCGGTCTCGCGCGAAACCGGCAGCCACAGGTCCTTCAAGAGCCCGTAGAGCTGCAGATATTCGGTCTTGCTGTGCAGCAATCGTTCGCGTTCGCCTGGGGGCAGTTGCGCGACTGCGGGGCTGGTTGCGGCATCGGCCTCGTCGAACAGGCGGTCGAGAAGGCCCTTGAGAGGCTGGCTGGTGAGCGTTGTCATCGGATGTTCCTTCGTTTTCGATGGGCTTGCGTTCACGAAGAAAAATACGAATAATTCGTCGCATTCGCTAATCGCATTGCAGGCGCTGCCAATGGCCAACAGATCAAGTGTCCGTATTTCTTCACGAAAAGCGCCCAAGCAGGCGCGCTCGAACGAGCTGGTGAGGGCCATTCTCCAGGCTGCTGTTCAGGTTTTGGAGGAGGAGGGCGCGCAGCGTTTTACCACCGCTCGCGTGGCGGAACGGGCGGGTGTCAGCGTCGGGTCACTGTACCAGTATTTTCCCAACAAGGGCGCGATCCTGTTTCGCCTGCAAAGCGATGAGTGGCGGCAGACGTCGGGGCTGCTGGCGACGATCCTTCGCGATGGCTCGCGCGCGCCGCTCGATCGACTGCGGTCCCTGGTTCACGCCTTCCTGCGCTCGGAATGCGAGGAAGCGGCCGTTCGGGTCGCCCTGGGCGACGCGGCACCTCTTTATCGCGATGCGCCCGAAGCCCGGGAAGCCAAGGAGGCCAACG
The nucleotide sequence above comes from Ensifer sp. PDNC004. Encoded proteins:
- a CDS encoding MATE family efflux transporter; the protein is MSKDTSKPNAFLTAPLGAIFLKTALPIIFVMSMNGLLTVVDAVMLGIYVGAEAVGAVTTVFPIFILTVALATLVVSGMASLLARHLGAGRFTEARGIFAGAHMLALTIAAALIVLFIAFGDRLVLTLANGPGPLAGMAERYIAIIIFCAPVQFLLAVQSDALRCEGRAGLMAGLSLLVSIANLILNYVLIALMHMGVTGSATATVLAQVLALVLIALFRLSGRTELRLSALLRHNPLTGWSRMIALGSPQSLGFIGMALVSVTIMAALQKTAADNYDTTVAAYGIITRIMTFALLPLLGLGQAMQAIVGNNVGAGLADRAERMLRLGLLVAFFYCLAVEVLLVGFARPIGAAFVDNDAVIADVARIMPVMVAMYVFSGPLIMLGSYFQAIGDAGRAAILGLAKPYLFTMPLVALYASIFGEPGIWFATPTAEALLLAVALLVLWRASRQQTATAPSG
- a CDS encoding acetolactate synthase 3 large subunit; this encodes MSGTENQMTGAEIVLQALKDNGVEHIFGYPGGAVLPIYDEIHQQDDIQHILVRHEQGAGHMAEGYARSTGKVGVMLVTSGPGATNAVTPLQDALMDSIPLVCISGQVPTSLIGSDAFQECDTIGITRPCTKHNWLVRDVNDLARIIHEAFRVAQSGRPGPVVVDIPKDVQFATGTYTPPSAVPTQKSYQPKKQGDLKKIEEAVELMRNARQPIIYSGGGVINSGPEASHLLRELVELTGFPITSTLMGLGAYPASGKAWLGMLGMHGTYEANMAMHDCDVMICIGARFDDRITGRLNAFSPNSKKIHIDIDPSSMNKNVRVDVPILGDVGTVLEDMVRLWRAASKSTDKARLSDWWEMITKWRARNSLAYAPNDDVIMPQYAIQRLYELSKDRDTYITTEVGQHQMWAAQFFGFEQPNRWMTSGGLGTMGYGFPAAIGVQVAHPNSLVVDIAGDASIQMCIQEMSCAVQYGLPVKIFILNNQYMGMVRQWQQLLHGNRLSHSYTEAMPDFVKLAEAYGGVGIRCDKPSELDAAIRKMIDTPAPVIFDCRVANLANCFPMIPSGKAHNEMLLPDEATDEAVANAIDAKGRQLV
- the ilvN gene encoding acetolactate synthase small subunit translates to MNAHLQPTGSAYFIAKETEVAETHTLSVLVDNEPGVLARVIGLFSGRGYNIESLTVSETEHEAHLSRITIVTRGTPHVLDQIKNQLERLVPVHRVVDLTVRAASLGHDRPIERELALVKVHGSGDHRVEALRLADAFRASVIDANIDHFVFEITGKPSKIEQFIAIMKPLGLIEVCRTGIAAMNRGPQGM
- a CDS encoding NADP-dependent oxidoreductase; the encoded protein is MNSTKMKALVLTRYRRSDAAQLRDVRRPRAARGEVLVRVHAAGLNPVDYKTRDGMLKVVQRYSLPVVMGNELAGVVEELGEGVTSFAPGDRVFARMPKDTMGGLAEYAVVPERFLARMPASIDFNTAAGVPLAGLTALQALRDELHVGRGSRIFISGGAGGVGTFAIQLAKWLGAEVTTTASPRGRALVEALGADVVIDYTKERFEERLRDMDGAFDLLGGETLLKSFGVVKRGGKVVSIAGMPEPETARKDLGRGLLLRALFWLASYKIRAVAQKHGVSYRYLFMHPSGAELTELAGLIDAGTVRPVIDRVFALNDVALAFAYLESGRAKGKVVVEIVGRTG
- a CDS encoding aldo/keto reductase, producing MHDPIPTTTLPNGRAIPVLGQGTWRMGDSAARKADEVKSLQLGLDLGLTLIDTAEMYGNGASERVVGEAVRGRRDEAFIVSKVLPSNASRIGTEAACERSLKHLGLDHIDLYLLHWRGGYPLAETVAAFEALKKSGKIGAWGVSNFDVDDMEELLSVPDGKNVAVNQVLYNLSRRGIEFDLLPWCQSKGIAIMAYSPLDEGRLLRNPDLIHIAKAHQATPSQIALAFLKTRPGVISIPKTGSADRLRENRDAMDIHLTADDLATLDNAFPPPKRKRSLEMI
- a CDS encoding LysR family transcriptional regulator, coding for MTVNLNRFSHFVAVVECGSFTAAAERLGLAKAAVSHQVAQLEKELGTTLLVRTTRRLSPTATGQRFYERCALILRDADEAVGAVSAETEIPSGTLTLTAPLDYGAKVVTNAVAAYLAAYPDMRVELSFGDTVLDMIEKRLDLAIRAGWLVDSSERAKRIGTFQQHLVATPAYAAKLGAITHPGQLASADWIANGALKAPLEWTFTDAAGAATPIIGKALVTADSTDSAHCCTVAGIGLAVLPDYQVRTDIAEGRLVRLLVDWSLPSGGIHVVYPPSHFRPARVRTFVEILQRMEKERGRLSG